In Oryza glaberrima chromosome 8, OglaRS2, whole genome shotgun sequence, the following are encoded in one genomic region:
- the LOC127782442 gene encoding uncharacterized protein LOC127782442 isoform X1, producing the protein MGSMEPFNRLVRLAARAFYDDISMKGDNQPKTSRGDNRGMAVVVLDALTRRQWVREEDLAKALKLHSKQLRRILRFFEEEKLVTRDHRKESAKGAKIYSAAAAAAGDGQSITKEGEEKVKMHTHSYCCLDYAQICDVVRYRIHRMKKKLKDELDSRNTIQHYICPNCKKRYSAFDALQLISYTDEYFHCENCNGELVAESDKLASEEMGDGDDNARKRRREKLKDMQQRIDEQLKPLQAQLNRVKDLPAPEFGSLQSWERANIGAFGTADPSAADSSRNPQGQYGTPMPYLGETKVEVALSGTGVKDEGAESGTNGNGLKVLPPWMIKQGMNLTKEQRGETSNSSNLDEKSEVKDEKKQDSKEDEKSIQDEYIKAYYEALRKRQDEEEAKRKIQQEGDTFASASHSERQVGMKSKREDDDEGVEWEEEQPAGNTAETYKLADLNVEAQESGDEEDEIDWEEG; encoded by the exons gcTGGTGAGGCTGGCGGCGCGCGCCTTCTACGACGACATCTCGATGAAGGGCGACAACCAGCCCAAGACCTCCCGCGGGGACAACCGGGGGATGGCTGTCGTCGTCCTCGACGCGCTCACCAG ACGCCAATGGGTTCGAGAGGAGGATTTGGCTAAGGCATTGAAACTCCACTCAAAGCAATTGCGCCGTATCCTCCGATTCTTTGAAGAAGAGAAACTAGTGACACGAGATCACCGGAAGGAG TCAGCAAAAGGAGCAAAAATATACagtgcagcagctgcagctgctggtgATGGTCAATCAATTAccaaggagggagaagagaaagtaAAGATGCATACCCACTCGTACTGTTGCTTGGACTATGCACAG ATCTGTGATGTTGTAAGGTATCGGATACATCgcatgaagaaaaagttgaaagatGAATTGGACAGCAGAAATACAATCCAACACTATATATGCCCTAACTGTAAGAAAAG GTATTCAGCCTTCGATGCATTACAGCTTATAAGCTACACCGATGAGTACTTCCATTGCGAAAATTGCAATGGTGAGCTAGTTGCAGAGAGTGACAAGCTTGCTTCTGAGGAAATGGGAGATGGTGATGATAATGCAAGAAAACGCCGGCGTGAGAAACTAAAGGATATGCAGCAAAGGATCgat GAACAATTGAAGCCATTGCAAGCACAACTTAATAGGGTGAAGGATCTTCCTGCTCCTGAGTTTGGGAGCCTACAATCATGGGAAAGAGCTAAcattggtgcttttggaactgcTGACCCTAGTGCTGCTGACTCGTCTAGGAACCCACAAGGGCAGTATGGTACACCAATGCCATACCTCGGAGAGACAAAG gttGAAGTTGCATTGTCTGGCACCGGTGTAAAAGATGAAGGTGCTGAATCAGGTACAAATGGTAATGGGCTGAAAGTCTTGCCTCCATGGATGATCAAACAAGGTATGAATCTTACAAAAGAACAAAGAGGAGAGACCAGTAACTCATCAAATCTAGATGAAAAATCAGAAGTTAAGGATGAGAAAAAACAGGACTCAAAAGAAGATGAGAAGAGTATACAG GATGAATACATAAAGGCTTATTATGAGGCCTTAAGGAAAAGACAGGACGAAGAAGAAGCGAAAAGGAAGATACAGCAGGAAGGGGATACATTTGCTTCTGCGTCTCATTCTGAACGGCAGGTGGGCATGAAATCCAAACGagaggatgatgatgagggTGTTGAATGGGAAGAAGAGCAACCTGCAG GGAATACAGCTGAGACATACAAACTGGCAGATTTGAATGTTGAAGCCCAAGAATctggtgatgaagaagatgaaatTGACTGGGAAGAGGGTTAA
- the LOC127782442 gene encoding transcription initiation factor IIE subunit alpha isoform X2, with protein sequence MGSMEPFNRLVRLAARAFYDDISMKGDNQPKTSRGDNRGMAVVVLDALTRRQWVREEDLAKALKLHSKQLRRILRFFEEEKLVTRDHRKESAKGAKIYSAAAAAAGDGQSITKEGEEKVKMHTHSYCCLDYAQICDVVRYRIHRMKKKLKDELDSRNTIQHYICPNCKKRYSAFDALQLISYTDEYFHCENCNGELVAESDKLASEEMGDGDDNARKRRREKLKDMQQRIDEQLKPLQAQLNRVKDLPAPEFGSLQSWERANIGAFGTADPSAADSSRNPQGQYGTPMPYLGETKVGPTCQVMVDLTGKTKGTYPMHTSFPCTHIYKVSYSNSLYFSHNKKSEKSDSFKGKNLSELSFLLRLKYNEFEDKISHVGVILFEICVQFFVEFFVTFASSCALSVHGVCTRSLCA encoded by the exons gcTGGTGAGGCTGGCGGCGCGCGCCTTCTACGACGACATCTCGATGAAGGGCGACAACCAGCCCAAGACCTCCCGCGGGGACAACCGGGGGATGGCTGTCGTCGTCCTCGACGCGCTCACCAG ACGCCAATGGGTTCGAGAGGAGGATTTGGCTAAGGCATTGAAACTCCACTCAAAGCAATTGCGCCGTATCCTCCGATTCTTTGAAGAAGAGAAACTAGTGACACGAGATCACCGGAAGGAG TCAGCAAAAGGAGCAAAAATATACagtgcagcagctgcagctgctggtgATGGTCAATCAATTAccaaggagggagaagagaaagtaAAGATGCATACCCACTCGTACTGTTGCTTGGACTATGCACAG ATCTGTGATGTTGTAAGGTATCGGATACATCgcatgaagaaaaagttgaaagatGAATTGGACAGCAGAAATACAATCCAACACTATATATGCCCTAACTGTAAGAAAAG GTATTCAGCCTTCGATGCATTACAGCTTATAAGCTACACCGATGAGTACTTCCATTGCGAAAATTGCAATGGTGAGCTAGTTGCAGAGAGTGACAAGCTTGCTTCTGAGGAAATGGGAGATGGTGATGATAATGCAAGAAAACGCCGGCGTGAGAAACTAAAGGATATGCAGCAAAGGATCgat GAACAATTGAAGCCATTGCAAGCACAACTTAATAGGGTGAAGGATCTTCCTGCTCCTGAGTTTGGGAGCCTACAATCATGGGAAAGAGCTAAcattggtgcttttggaactgcTGACCCTAGTGCTGCTGACTCGTCTAGGAACCCACAAGGGCAGTATGGTACACCAATGCCATACCTCGGAGAGACAAAG GTGGGTCCAACATGTCAGGTGATGGTGGATCTAACGGGCAAGACTaagggaacatatcctatgcacacaagttTCCCGTGCACACATATCTacaaagtctcatattcaaattcattatattttagccataacaaaaaaagtgaaaaatctgacagttttaagggtaAAAATCTGTCAGAATTGTCTTTTTtattacggctaaaatataatgaatttgaagataaaatttcacatgtaggtgtaatactattCGAAATATGTGTACAATTTTTTGTAGAATTTTtcgtgacatttgctagttCGTGTGCACTGAGTGTGCACGGAGTGTGCACGAGaagcttgtgtgcatag